The following coding sequences are from one Paenibacillus tundrae window:
- a CDS encoding queuosine precursor transporter: protein MFNLGWGALFVLITYGFFLLCYRLFGKKGLYAWIGVATVIANIQVTKTIDIMGIVLTLGNTMYVSLYLTSDLLNEKYGSGEARKAVWFGFFTLIMTTVLMQMVLYFDPASTDFAQKPMEALFGLLPRLALGSLSAYFISQFLDVRLYSWLRKITPGRNQLWIRTNGSSIISSFVDTLVFTAIAFAFIYPWDVWIEIFLTTYVIKFVLTAVGTPFLYAARNFKFKDES, encoded by the coding sequence ATGTTTAATTTAGGGTGGGGAGCGTTATTCGTTCTCATCACTTATGGTTTCTTTTTGTTATGTTATCGCTTGTTCGGTAAAAAAGGTCTCTATGCCTGGATTGGTGTGGCAACGGTTATTGCCAACATTCAGGTGACCAAAACGATAGATATTATGGGGATTGTGTTGACACTAGGCAACACGATGTATGTAAGTCTATACCTTACCAGTGACTTGCTTAACGAGAAGTACGGTTCAGGAGAGGCGCGCAAAGCTGTATGGTTCGGTTTCTTTACGTTAATTATGACCACGGTACTCATGCAGATGGTGTTGTACTTTGATCCAGCGTCTACAGACTTTGCCCAGAAGCCGATGGAAGCTTTATTCGGGCTATTGCCACGTCTTGCACTGGGAAGCCTGTCAGCGTACTTTATTAGTCAATTCCTGGATGTGCGCTTGTACTCTTGGTTACGAAAAATCACACCTGGTCGTAATCAATTGTGGATTCGTACGAACGGAAGCTCGATTATCAGTTCATTTGTGGATACGTTAGTGTTCACTGCGATTGCGTTTGCATTCATTTATCCATGGGATGTGTGGATTGAGATTTTCCTAACGACTTATGTGATCAAATTTGTACTGACTGCAGTGGGAACACCATTCCTATATGCTGCCCGTAACTTTAAGTTTAAGGATGAGTCTTAA
- a CDS encoding cobyric acid synthase, which produces MLQGTASDVGKSVITTALCRIFKQDGFRPAPFKSQNMALNSYVTEDGKEIGRAQGAQAEACGIEATTDMNPILIKPVRDMHSQIVVHGVPFAQMSASDYRQHFLPEAKQTVMEALDRLRSTYDVVLMEGAGSPAEINLKDRDIVNMNLAGWADAPVILISDIDRGGVFASIVGTLELLEPHEVQRVKGFIINKFRGDLSLLQPGLDWLEERTGIPVLGVLPYIRDIQIEAEDSVVLDSLRHGKSGQQELDLAVIRYPRISNFTDFDALSREPDVNIRYVTSPEELGSPDAILLPGTKDTIGDLEFLRESGLEQAIVRHIEREHVQLVGICGGYQMLGQHLKDPFAVEANQVQEARGMGMLPLSTTFLQNKQTVRASGWVQVEHPIRIHKEVDGAHSAGQSASSLPIEGYEIHMGVTECHEPERVSALFEIRHPGGQSFNEGWGTQDGKVWGTYLHGLFESDQFRRSWLNGLRESKGLAPLFETYSARERKEMEFDRVAESLRSALDLERIYEIMGLQTPQ; this is translated from the coding sequence ATGCTGCAAGGAACCGCATCGGATGTAGGGAAAAGTGTAATAACGACAGCTCTATGCCGGATATTCAAACAGGACGGCTTCAGACCTGCGCCGTTCAAATCCCAGAATATGGCGCTGAATTCCTACGTCACAGAGGACGGTAAGGAAATTGGTAGAGCGCAGGGAGCACAGGCAGAAGCTTGTGGTATTGAGGCGACGACAGACATGAATCCAATTCTCATTAAGCCTGTTCGCGATATGCACTCCCAGATTGTTGTGCACGGCGTACCCTTTGCTCAGATGAGCGCTTCAGACTATCGGCAGCATTTTCTGCCAGAGGCGAAGCAGACCGTGATGGAAGCATTGGATCGTCTACGGTCGACTTATGATGTCGTACTAATGGAAGGTGCAGGCAGCCCTGCAGAGATTAATCTAAAGGATCGGGATATCGTTAATATGAACCTGGCCGGATGGGCAGATGCACCGGTTATTCTGATCTCTGATATTGATCGTGGCGGCGTATTTGCCTCCATTGTAGGTACGCTAGAGTTGTTGGAGCCACATGAGGTACAGCGTGTAAAAGGCTTCATTATTAACAAATTTCGGGGCGATCTGTCCCTATTACAGCCAGGACTGGATTGGTTGGAAGAACGGACAGGAATTCCAGTACTCGGCGTGTTACCTTACATAAGAGATATACAGATTGAAGCTGAAGACTCAGTCGTTTTGGATTCCCTGCGTCATGGTAAGTCGGGTCAACAGGAATTAGATCTTGCTGTGATTCGGTATCCGCGAATTTCGAACTTTACCGACTTCGATGCATTGTCTCGTGAACCTGACGTCAATATTAGGTATGTTACTTCACCAGAGGAGCTTGGTTCACCAGATGCAATCCTGTTGCCAGGAACCAAGGACACCATTGGTGATCTGGAATTCTTGCGTGAATCAGGCTTGGAGCAAGCGATAGTCCGTCATATCGAGCGTGAGCATGTGCAACTCGTAGGGATCTGCGGAGGCTATCAGATGCTTGGTCAGCATCTTAAAGATCCTTTTGCCGTTGAGGCGAATCAGGTTCAGGAGGCAAGAGGCATGGGCATGCTGCCGCTATCCACGACCTTCCTACAGAACAAACAGACCGTTAGAGCTTCGGGTTGGGTACAGGTGGAACATCCAATTCGTATACACAAGGAAGTAGATGGAGCCCATTCGGCTGGTCAATCAGCTTCTTCGCTACCCATTGAAGGTTATGAGATTCATATGGGAGTTACGGAATGCCATGAACCGGAGCGTGTGTCGGCTTTATTTGAAATACGTCATCCAGGGGGACAGTCGTTTAATGAAGGTTGGGGAACCCAGGATGGCAAGGTGTGGGGAACGTATCTACATGGATTGTTTGAAAGCGACCAGTTTCGGCGTTCATGGCTTAACGGTTTGCGGGAAAGTAAAGGGCTTGCTCCTCTCTTTGAAACGTACAGTGCGCGTGAGCGTAAGGAAATGGAATTTGATCGCGTAGCGGAATCCTTGCGTTCTGCACTGGATCTGGAGCGGATATATGAAATTATGGGTCTGCAAACTCCACAGTAG
- a CDS encoding L-cystine transporter, with protein sequence MDTFLIILNVVVMLILLGVLFWMQKKHISFTKRVFTGLGIGVVYGVILQLIYSSGSDIITKSVDWFNLAGSGYVRLLQMVVIPLIMVSIISAIMNLKGKQNLGKMSLSIIAILLITTAIAASVSIVTSLSFNLTSIEIEGGDRELAQGQRMEERLVDVKDQTIPQQVLEFIPSNPFADMTGERRTSTLAVVIFSAFIGVAVLGLDHKKPQQAETFRGMVNAVYAVVMRIVTLVLRLTPYGILALITKVTATTNPDEILKLIKFVIASYVALFVMFIIHLIIIALFGFNPITYVKKVLPTLVFAFTSRSSAAAIPLNVETQTKKLGVSDGIANLSASFGATIGQNGCAGIYPAMLAVMIAPTVGIDPLSWDFIITLILVVMISSFGVAGVGGGATFASLIVLSTMNLPVALAGLLISVEPLIDMGRTALNVNGSMTSGLVSSKLLKENDQDTFSNPTPDLDGAAQA encoded by the coding sequence GTGGATACATTTTTAATCATTTTGAACGTCGTGGTTATGCTCATTCTTCTGGGTGTCCTGTTCTGGATGCAGAAGAAACACATTTCATTCACGAAGCGTGTATTTACAGGTTTGGGCATCGGGGTAGTATACGGCGTTATACTTCAACTGATCTATTCCTCAGGTTCTGATATTATTACCAAGTCAGTCGATTGGTTTAACCTTGCCGGTTCAGGCTATGTTCGTTTGTTGCAAATGGTCGTTATTCCTTTGATCATGGTGTCGATCATTTCGGCAATCATGAATCTGAAGGGTAAGCAAAATCTAGGTAAGATGAGTCTATCCATCATTGCCATTCTTCTTATTACAACTGCAATCGCTGCAAGTGTAAGTATCGTAACAAGCTTGAGCTTTAACCTGACTTCCATTGAGATTGAGGGAGGAGATCGGGAGCTAGCACAAGGTCAACGGATGGAGGAACGTCTCGTCGATGTGAAAGATCAGACGATTCCGCAGCAGGTATTGGAATTTATTCCATCTAACCCATTCGCAGATATGACAGGTGAACGTCGTACATCAACACTCGCGGTTGTTATTTTCTCTGCATTTATCGGAGTAGCGGTACTTGGCTTGGATCACAAAAAACCACAGCAGGCTGAAACGTTCCGTGGAATGGTGAACGCGGTGTATGCCGTAGTTATGCGGATTGTTACGCTGGTGCTACGGTTGACGCCGTACGGTATTTTGGCGTTGATCACGAAGGTCACAGCGACAACCAATCCAGATGAGATATTGAAGCTCATTAAGTTTGTTATCGCGTCCTACGTTGCGTTGTTCGTCATGTTCATTATTCATCTGATTATTATTGCTTTGTTTGGCTTCAACCCGATCACTTATGTGAAGAAGGTTCTGCCAACACTGGTATTTGCCTTTACTTCCCGTTCCAGTGCAGCGGCTATCCCGCTTAACGTAGAGACACAGACGAAGAAACTGGGCGTCTCGGATGGTATTGCGAATCTATCGGCAAGCTTCGGGGCTACGATTGGTCAAAACGGCTGCGCCGGGATATATCCGGCCATGCTCGCGGTTATGATTGCTCCTACGGTCGGCATCGATCCGCTTAGCTGGGACTTCATTATTACCCTGATCCTTGTGGTTATGATCAGTTCATTCGGCGTAGCCGGTGTAGGTGGCGGGGCAACCTTCGCTTCCCTGATCGTGTTGTCCACGATGAATCTGCCTGTTGCTCTGGCAGGATTGTTGATCTCCGTTGAACCGCTTATCGACATGGGTCGTACGGCGCTTAACGTTAATGGTTCAATGACTTCAGGTCTCGTTTCCAGTAAATTGTTGAAAGAGAACGATCAGGATACCTTCAGCAACCCAACACCTGATCTGGATGGTGCCGCTCAGGCATAA
- a CDS encoding methyl-accepting chemotaxis protein, giving the protein MFRNRTVAGKIRGMLFLVLLVASLLFSISFYAVSMNIMQSYVLPQFDKVLNTSIQDIYKNISSSKISQVESGGAGSDGAALTVESYLAEKAKEHSLDAAYVVSLQDGTAKIVIANNASGMKAGEEIAVESAMNTAIETKALAISEVYSDSFGVHKAAFIPVAGSNMLMAVSMDAQFIQSKIAQIFWLCLGITALTFVLGWLISTTMIKRVTRPIITLVQHSKQISQGDLTTQLQIKGQDEIAQLATSFQTMTHNLKEMISRVLSTSDEVVEGSNDLLNRVESMSSMVKNSSQSAEEAEKGSVSIATSAAENARAMEEITQGIMHIASSSAEVSEQIGEAASEAVNGNRLAQNAVEQMERVGQTASESLRYVETMNERSIAIGTIVTSIFEITKQINMLSLNASIEAARAGEHGRGFAVVAGEVRKLAEQSKTATEEISDYLNTIREDAERSVDAMNRVTQEIGSGTHVVQQAGSAFQQLNELIQNVNLTIQTVSASTQQVSAGAEQVSASVEETAQITSKSRQSMQEIASTADLQLSEMDSHSGTVRHLHEQAVELQAAMKKFKIN; this is encoded by the coding sequence ATGTTTCGTAATCGCACGGTTGCTGGCAAAATAAGAGGAATGTTGTTCCTCGTATTGCTAGTTGCATCCCTGTTGTTTAGTATCAGTTTTTATGCAGTATCGATGAATATTATGCAAAGTTATGTACTCCCGCAATTCGACAAGGTCTTAAACACGTCTATTCAGGATATATACAAAAATATTTCTTCGTCCAAAATTTCACAAGTCGAAAGTGGCGGAGCCGGTTCCGATGGTGCTGCTCTAACGGTTGAATCCTATTTGGCTGAAAAAGCGAAGGAACATAGCTTGGATGCAGCGTACGTTGTTTCTCTTCAAGACGGAACGGCCAAGATCGTAATTGCCAACAACGCCTCGGGTATGAAGGCTGGAGAAGAAATTGCGGTTGAATCTGCAATGAATACAGCAATTGAGACCAAAGCATTAGCTATTAGTGAAGTTTATTCCGACTCGTTTGGCGTACATAAAGCTGCATTTATACCTGTAGCAGGTAGCAATATGCTCATGGCGGTAAGCATGGATGCACAATTCATCCAGTCCAAGATTGCGCAAATTTTCTGGTTGTGCCTAGGTATCACCGCACTGACCTTTGTACTTGGATGGCTGATTTCAACGACTATGATTAAAAGAGTTACCCGTCCGATTATTACACTCGTTCAACATAGTAAACAAATTTCACAGGGTGATCTAACAACCCAGCTTCAGATTAAAGGTCAAGACGAAATTGCTCAACTCGCGACTAGCTTCCAGACGATGACTCATAATCTCAAAGAAATGATTAGTCGCGTTCTCTCCACCTCGGACGAAGTGGTTGAAGGCTCGAATGATCTGCTGAATCGGGTTGAATCCATGTCCAGTATGGTTAAGAACTCCAGTCAATCTGCCGAAGAAGCCGAGAAAGGCAGTGTAAGCATTGCCACGAGTGCTGCTGAGAACGCTAGAGCTATGGAGGAAATCACCCAGGGAATCATGCATATCGCTTCTTCTTCTGCCGAAGTGTCAGAGCAGATTGGTGAGGCTGCTAGTGAAGCTGTGAACGGTAATCGCCTGGCACAGAATGCTGTAGAGCAGATGGAACGTGTAGGTCAGACCGCTAGTGAATCCTTACGTTATGTCGAAACGATGAATGAACGCTCCATCGCCATCGGTACCATCGTCACTTCCATCTTTGAAATTACGAAACAGATCAATATGTTGTCGCTCAATGCTTCCATCGAAGCTGCACGTGCTGGCGAGCATGGTCGCGGATTCGCTGTCGTTGCTGGGGAAGTTCGTAAGCTTGCGGAGCAATCCAAGACGGCAACCGAGGAAATCTCGGACTATCTAAACACGATTCGCGAGGATGCCGAGCGTTCTGTTGATGCCATGAACCGGGTAACGCAAGAGATTGGCTCAGGTACTCATGTTGTTCAACAAGCAGGCTCAGCTTTCCAGCAATTGAACGAATTAATTCAGAACGTAAACCTGACCATCCAGACGGTATCAGCTTCCACGCAGCAGGTATCTGCCGGGGCAGAACAAGTCAGTGCCTCTGTTGAAGAGACGGCGCAGATTACGTCCAAGTCCCGTCAGAGCATGCAGGAGATTGCTTCCACCGCAGATCTGCAACTGAGCGAAATGGATTCCCACTCTGGAACGGTTCGTCACTTGCATGAACAAGCGGTAGAGTTACAGGCGGCCATGAAGAAATTCAAAATTAACTAA
- the cobT gene encoding nicotinate-nucleotide--dimethylbenzimidazole phosphoribosyltransferase: MRNEQVLEQLICRITGPHEQVASEAAAHVDILTKPPGSLGKLEELVIRLAGITGQSRPCLERRAVIVMAADHGVVAEGVSAFPAEVTPQMVLNFLAGGAAVNVLARHAGADVLCVDIGVNADLEHPELISRKVRKGTANMAKGPAMTRDEAIQAILVGAEVVASEVDRGTQIFVTGEMGIGNTTASAAVMCALTGISPASAVGRGTGIDDVGLQRKATVVSQALSLNAPHAEDALDVLSKVGGLEIAGLTGVILAAAANGCPVVVDGFISTAAALIARQLAPVSTAYMIASHTSDESGHAALLREMDLKPMLDLNMRLGEGTGGVLSLHLIDAACRILNEMATFASAGVSDGSPQGEVSS, from the coding sequence ATGCGTAATGAACAGGTGTTGGAGCAATTAATATGTCGAATCACTGGTCCTCATGAGCAGGTCGCGTCAGAAGCTGCAGCTCATGTGGATATCCTTACGAAGCCGCCAGGCAGTCTTGGCAAACTGGAGGAACTCGTTATTCGTCTAGCAGGCATTACGGGACAGAGTCGTCCTTGCTTGGAACGTCGAGCGGTGATCGTGATGGCAGCAGACCATGGTGTAGTTGCCGAAGGTGTCAGTGCATTCCCTGCTGAGGTAACACCACAGATGGTTCTTAATTTTCTGGCGGGCGGAGCGGCCGTTAACGTGCTTGCCCGGCATGCTGGGGCAGATGTGCTCTGTGTAGATATTGGAGTAAATGCTGATCTAGAACACCCTGAGCTCATCTCCCGCAAAGTCCGCAAAGGCACAGCTAATATGGCGAAAGGTCCGGCGATGACTCGGGACGAAGCAATCCAAGCAATCCTGGTTGGCGCCGAAGTGGTCGCGTCAGAAGTGGACAGAGGAACGCAGATATTTGTAACTGGAGAGATGGGGATTGGCAATACAACGGCAAGTGCTGCTGTAATGTGTGCTCTAACGGGAATATCACCGGCTTCGGCTGTTGGACGCGGAACGGGGATTGATGATGTTGGGTTACAGCGCAAGGCAACGGTGGTAAGCCAGGCTCTAAGTCTGAATGCACCCCATGCGGAGGATGCGCTGGATGTGCTCAGTAAGGTTGGCGGATTAGAAATTGCCGGACTAACAGGTGTAATTCTTGCTGCTGCGGCGAATGGATGCCCTGTTGTGGTCGATGGCTTTATCTCAACAGCTGCAGCATTGATCGCAAGACAGCTTGCACCAGTAAGTACGGCTTATATGATTGCTTCCCATACATCCGATGAAAGTGGACATGCAGCATTGCTTCGTGAGATGGATCTGAAGCCAATGCTTGATCTGAATATGCGGCTGGGTGAAGGGACAGGAGGCGTTCTCAGTCTTCATCTCATTGATGCGGCTTGCCGTATCCTTAATGAGATGGCGACCTTTGCCAGTGCAGGTGTATCCGATGGCTCGCCTCAAGGAGAGGTTTCTTCATGA
- a CDS encoding PQQ-dependent sugar dehydrogenase codes for MNNRLSVPLYASLLSVALLTACASGDGSAGSQPMSQGAGGGQGQTANGGSSTNVESSENEAQENAVVPYETSVLVEGLNAPWELVEVSDGRMFVTERPGTIRVIEDGKLLSEPLIEFTEPFNEEGEGGLLGLAADPEFEDNGYLYAYHSYVEGDNIANRVLRLKVSDGTAVIDKELLGDIPGGVNHNGGRIKIGPDNLLYITTGERYEPELAQDQDNLGGKILRIGLDGSIPADNPWNSPVYSMGHRNAQGLTWNPDNGYLYATEHGQRNLDEINRIEAGANYGWPEVEGDDHNNSEYQAPLAHSGDDTWAPSGIAYIEEGPWAGSLIAANLRGEQLLKITLSEDGTQVDQVEPIFEDEWGRIRNVTTGADGQIYVLTNNRDGRGSPRDGDDKLIVLTPQDQAK; via the coding sequence ATGAATAATCGATTAAGCGTTCCTCTATATGCTTCGCTATTAAGCGTTGCGTTATTGACTGCGTGTGCTTCGGGTGATGGCTCCGCAGGATCGCAACCTATGTCTCAGGGCGCAGGTGGAGGTCAGGGACAGACAGCTAACGGCGGTTCTTCTACTAACGTAGAGAGCAGTGAAAATGAGGCACAGGAGAATGCAGTTGTTCCTTATGAGACTTCAGTTCTGGTAGAAGGGCTTAATGCTCCATGGGAATTGGTTGAAGTGTCCGATGGTCGTATGTTCGTAACCGAGCGTCCGGGTACAATACGGGTCATTGAGGATGGCAAGTTGTTGTCTGAGCCATTGATTGAATTTACTGAACCATTTAATGAGGAAGGCGAGGGCGGATTATTAGGGCTTGCTGCTGACCCGGAGTTTGAGGATAACGGCTATTTGTATGCCTATCATTCGTACGTTGAAGGCGATAACATTGCGAATCGTGTATTACGATTGAAGGTGAGTGATGGGACAGCAGTCATTGATAAGGAGTTACTTGGTGATATCCCTGGCGGTGTGAATCATAACGGTGGGCGCATCAAGATCGGGCCGGACAATCTGCTCTATATCACAACAGGTGAGCGGTATGAACCAGAACTAGCACAGGATCAGGACAATCTAGGCGGCAAAATATTACGAATTGGTCTCGATGGCTCGATCCCTGCGGACAACCCTTGGAATTCTCCTGTATATAGTATGGGACACCGTAATGCACAGGGACTAACTTGGAATCCGGACAATGGATATCTCTATGCGACCGAGCATGGTCAGCGGAATCTGGATGAGATTAACCGAATTGAAGCCGGGGCTAACTATGGTTGGCCTGAGGTAGAGGGTGACGACCATAACAATAGCGAGTATCAGGCTCCGCTTGCACATAGTGGCGATGATACCTGGGCTCCTTCGGGTATTGCTTATATTGAGGAAGGACCTTGGGCGGGTTCCTTAATTGCGGCCAATCTGCGCGGAGAACAACTGTTGAAGATCACGCTATCCGAGGACGGAACGCAAGTCGATCAGGTTGAACCTATTTTTGAAGATGAATGGGGACGCATTCGGAATGTAACGACTGGAGCAGATGGGCAAATCTATGTACTAACAAACAATCGGGATGGTCGTGGCTCCCCACGTGATGGTGATGATAAGCTCATCGTGCTTACCCCGCAGGATCAAGCGAAGTAA
- a CDS encoding M24 family metallopeptidase: protein MTNQTPLSRLEASLSVQGLDATLITDPKHIYYLTGFASNPHERFLGLVLARGEEPLLIVPALDADAAAAASSVSNIATHTDTDNPYALFERYQGRLGRIGLEKEYVTVARYEQLTAALGGTQYEDVGPLLRSLRVKKTPDEIARIRHAIHLIEEVLRQGLSHVRTGVTEIELVAEMEYQMKKLGADGPSFDTMVLTGPQTGLPHGTPGERKLQHGDLLMFDMGVYAGGYASDITRTFAFGDISPELRTIYNTVLAANEAAIRAVKPGVTCAEIDRAARQVTEDAGYGERFMHRVGHGLGIDVHEYPSLHGQNTDLLQEGTVFTIEPGIYVTGAGGVRIEDDVLVTETGVEVLTSYPKELQILTD, encoded by the coding sequence ATGACGAACCAAACACCATTATCCCGCTTAGAAGCTAGCCTCTCTGTGCAAGGACTGGATGCCACACTGATCACAGATCCTAAACATATCTACTACTTAACAGGATTCGCAAGTAATCCGCATGAACGTTTCCTTGGACTCGTGCTCGCACGCGGCGAAGAACCTCTTCTGATTGTACCTGCGCTAGATGCCGATGCCGCAGCTGCTGCTTCCTCCGTTTCCAACATCGCAACACATACCGATACAGACAATCCATACGCGCTATTTGAGCGTTACCAGGGACGTCTTGGACGAATTGGTTTGGAAAAGGAATACGTTACCGTTGCACGTTATGAGCAATTAACCGCTGCGTTGGGCGGCACCCAATACGAAGATGTTGGTCCACTGCTGCGTTCCCTACGCGTGAAGAAAACACCAGATGAAATCGCTCGAATCCGTCATGCTATTCATCTAATTGAGGAAGTTCTACGCCAGGGGCTTTCCCACGTTCGTACAGGTGTAACCGAGATTGAACTCGTTGCCGAGATGGAATATCAGATGAAGAAGCTGGGGGCAGACGGTCCTTCCTTCGACACGATGGTGCTCACTGGGCCACAAACGGGATTGCCACACGGTACACCGGGCGAACGTAAGCTTCAACATGGTGATCTGTTGATGTTTGATATGGGCGTATATGCTGGTGGATATGCTTCCGATATTACACGTACGTTTGCATTTGGAGACATCTCTCCTGAGCTGCGTACGATCTATAATACGGTACTGGCAGCCAATGAAGCTGCTATTCGAGCAGTCAAGCCTGGCGTGACCTGTGCAGAGATTGACCGAGCTGCACGCCAAGTTACAGAAGATGCTGGCTACGGGGAACGCTTCATGCACCGCGTCGGTCACGGCCTCGGCATTGATGTTCATGAATATCCGTCATTGCATGGTCAGAATACCGATCTCTTGCAAGAAGGAACCGTCTTCACCATCGAACCGGGTATTTATGTAACCGGAGCTGGCGGCGTGCGTATTGAGGATGATGTCCTCGTAACAGAAACGGGGGTAGAAGTACTGACTTCTTATCCTAAAGAACTGCAAATTTTGACAGACTAA
- the cobU gene encoding bifunctional adenosylcobinamide kinase/adenosylcobinamide-phosphate guanylyltransferase — translation MSVLVTGGARSGKSSFAERLCMQRSSEAWYVATAQAYDDEMRERIRMHQQGREEAGYLWHTVEEPLALPEWITRMGASHTGMSAPTVLVDCLTLWLTNILLAHEHDPAHVLQGHMDALVSAVESYPGLLVLVTNEVGDGIVPEYALGRRYRDLAGILNQRIAAICGEVFLVTVGIAIELKSKEYRL, via the coding sequence ATGAGTGTGCTTGTAACCGGAGGGGCGCGAAGTGGCAAAAGCTCGTTTGCTGAGCGTCTATGCATGCAACGCTCCTCAGAGGCTTGGTATGTCGCTACAGCTCAAGCCTATGATGACGAGATGCGTGAGCGAATTCGTATGCATCAACAGGGACGTGAAGAAGCGGGATACCTGTGGCATACGGTAGAGGAACCATTGGCGTTGCCTGAATGGATCACACGTATGGGAGCTTCTCATACTGGGATGTCAGCTCCTACCGTATTGGTGGATTGTCTGACATTATGGCTGACCAATATTTTACTTGCCCATGAACATGATCCTGCGCATGTCTTACAGGGCCATATGGATGCGCTCGTATCGGCTGTAGAGTCATATCCGGGGCTACTTGTGCTTGTAACCAATGAAGTAGGGGATGGCATCGTTCCTGAATATGCTCTTGGACGAAGATACCGTGATCTTGCAGGCATATTGAATCAGCGGATTGCGGCGATTTGCGGGGAAGTATTTCTAGTTACGGTGGGGATTGCGATTGAATTAAAGAGCAAGGAGTACCGTTTATGA
- the cobS gene encoding adenosylcobinamide-GDP ribazoletransferase, whose product MSDRKHDGRKQPAAAAFQFLSRFPVKMQIDFVPPLLRESVVYYPLVGAVIGLAVWLGAAVSGVLLPSFPAAVLTLTLWVWLTGGLHLDGWMDTADGLLSYRSRERMLEIMKDSRVGAMGVIACVLLLMMKAALIADFIARANWMYGALLILPMIWSRWFMVYAISAWPNARGDDGLAVLFKGLGERREVQRARSNAIGLTVLVGVITLAVGMLFQPEMSVVEGLHIGNSLMTLPWWLYPVIAVIVVPLACYVIGKWIAGRISERLGGLTGDTYGAMNELLEAALLTVLSILQGFFWI is encoded by the coding sequence ATGAGTGATCGTAAGCACGATGGGAGAAAACAGCCAGCGGCGGCAGCCTTTCAATTTTTATCTCGCTTCCCGGTTAAAATGCAGATTGATTTTGTCCCACCTTTGCTACGTGAAAGCGTGGTTTATTATCCCCTAGTAGGTGCCGTAATAGGGTTAGCTGTCTGGCTTGGAGCGGCTGTTTCGGGTGTACTCCTACCCTCGTTTCCAGCAGCGGTATTAACGCTGACCCTATGGGTCTGGTTGACCGGAGGGTTGCATCTGGATGGTTGGATGGATACAGCAGATGGTCTGCTCAGTTATCGCTCTCGTGAGCGAATGTTAGAGATCATGAAGGATAGCCGCGTGGGCGCCATGGGAGTGATTGCTTGTGTTCTCCTGTTAATGATGAAGGCGGCTCTCATTGCAGATTTCATCGCACGTGCTAACTGGATGTATGGAGCACTACTGATCTTACCGATGATCTGGAGCCGATGGTTCATGGTCTATGCCATCTCGGCATGGCCCAATGCGCGAGGGGATGACGGATTAGCTGTTTTGTTTAAAGGATTGGGTGAGCGGCGAGAAGTTCAGCGGGCACGGAGCAATGCCATTGGACTTACTGTTCTAGTAGGTGTAATCACTCTAGCAGTGGGAATGCTTTTCCAGCCCGAGATGTCAGTCGTAGAGGGATTACATATCGGGAACAGTCTAATGACTCTGCCGTGGTGGCTATACCCTGTGATTGCTGTAATTGTAGTTCCGCTCGCTTGTTACGTCATAGGGAAATGGATTGCTGGACGTATAAGTGAACGACTAGGCGGATTAACAGGAGATACCTATGGTGCAATGAATGAACTACTGGAAGCTGCCTTGCTTACAGTGCTTAGTATCCTGCAAGGATTCTTTTGGATATAA